One window from the genome of Cricetulus griseus strain 17A/GY chromosome 2, alternate assembly CriGri-PICRH-1.0, whole genome shotgun sequence encodes:
- the Irx2 gene encoding iroquois-class homeodomain protein IRX-2 isoform X2, with product MSYPQGYLYQAPGSLALYSCPAYGASALAAPRSEELARSASGSAFSPYPGSAAFTAQAATGFGSPLQYSADAAAAAAAGFPSYMGSPYDTHTTGMTGAISYHPYGSAAYPYQLNDPAYRKNATRDATATLKAWLNEHRKNPYPTKGEKIMLAIITKMTLTQVSTWFANARRRLKKENKMTWAPRNKSEDEDEEEGDTARNKEESPDKAQDGTETSAEDEGISLHVDSLTDHSCSAESDGEKLPCRPGDPLCESGSECKDKFEDLEDEEEEEDECEPDLAPPKPVTSSPLTGVEAPLLSPAPEVAPRGGSGGKTPLGSRTSPGAPPPANKPKLWSLAEIATSDLKQPSLGLGCGPPGLPAAAAPASSGAPPGGSPYSASPLLGRHLYYTSPFYGNYTNYGNLNAALQGQGLLRYNAAASAPGETLHAMPKAASDAGKTGSHPLESHYRPPGGGYEPKKDASEGCAVVGAGVQPYL from the exons ATGTCCTACCCGCAGGGCTACCTGTACCAAGCGCCCGGCTCGCTGGCGCTCTATTCGTGCCCCGCGTACGGCGCATCCGCGCTAGCGGCGCCGCGCAGCGAGGAGCTGGCGCGCTCGGCGTCGGGCTCGGCGTTCAGTCCGTACCCCGGCTCGGCGGCCTTCACAGCGCAGGCGGCAACCGGCTTCGGCAGTCCGCTGCAGTACTCCGCAGACGCCGCCGCTGCAGCTGCCGCAGGCTTCCCGTCCTACATG GGCTCGCCATACGACACGCACACCACCGGCATGACTGGCGCCATCAGCTATCACCCATATGGCAGCGCGGCCTACCCTTACCAGCTCAACGACCCCGCGTACCGCAAGAACGCCACGCGGGACGCCACTGCCACACTGAAAGCCTGGCTCAACGAACACCGCAAGAACCCGTACCCCACCAAGGGAGAGAAGATCATGCTGGCCATCATCACCAAGATGACCCTCACACAGGTCTCCACTTGGTTCGCCAATGCGCGCCGGCGCCTCAAAAAGGAGAACAAAATGACCTGGGCCCCGAGGAACAAAAGCGAGGACGAGGACGAGGAGGAAGGAGATACGGCCAGGAACAAGGAGGAGAGTCCCGACAAGGCTCAGGACGGCACTGAGACCTCCGCAGAGGACGAAG GGATTAGTCTGCACGTCGACTCGCTCACGGACCACTCGTGCTCGGCGGAGTCAGATGGGGAGAAATTGCCCTGCCGCCCCGGGGATCCCTTGTGCGAATCGGGCTCGGAGTGTAAGGACAAGTTTGAGGAcctggaggatgaggaggaggaggaagacgagTGCGAGCCGGACCTGGCGCCTCCCAAGCCTGTGACCTCCTCGCCACTCACGGGCGTGGAGGCACCCCTGCTGAGCCCGGCGCCTGAAGTCGCGCCGCGCGGTGGCAGCGGTGGCAAGACGCCCCTAGGCAGCCGGACGTCGCCTGGAGCGCCGCCGCCCGCCAACAAGCCCAAGCTGTGGTCGCTGGCCGAGATCGCCACTTCGGACCTCAAGCAACCAAGCTTGGGCCTGGGTTGCGGACCACCGGGGCTGCCAGCTGCCGCCGCGCCCGCCTCATCTGGGGCCCCTCCGGGAGGCTCGCCCTACTCCGCCTCTCCCCTGCTGGGCCGCCACCTCTACTACACTTCGCCTTTCTATGGCAATTACACAAACTACGGGAACTTGAACGCCGCGCTGCAAGGCCAGGGCCTTCTGCGGTACAACGCCGCGGCCTCCGCACCAGGCGAGACACTACACGCCATGCCCAAGGCGGCTAGCGACGCGGGCAAGACGGGCTCGCATCCGCTGGAGTCCCACTACAGGCCTCCGGGCGGCGGCTACGAGCCCAAGAAAG ATGCCAGTGAGGGCTGTGCGGTTGTTGGCGCAGGAGTCCAGCCCTACCTATAG